AGCCTTGGGCCGCCGTACGGGCCAAGAGCTCCTGCAGCTCGGTAGCAGTGAGAGGCACATAGTCCAGGTCGGCCCGCACCACCACCCCTCTTGCTGCCGCCCGCACCGGCGTCCCCCGCCCGATGGGGACGCAGGAATATCCAGGGTAGAAGTCCACCCCTTCATGGACGCCGTAGCGGTAGGGTCGGGGGGCCCCCGGCCAGAGGGTGGGCAGCTCGGGCAGGCATGCCCCCTCTATGGGCATAACCATTCCCTGCAGGGGCGAGGGTGCGGCCGTAGAGGAGGGAGGGGGCATCGGCGCTGCCACCACTGGCTCCACAGTAGGCGATGGGGGCGTTACAGACGGGGTAGCGGTCACAGCTGGGACGGTAGCCACGTGCACCGCCACATCTCCCTGCCCACGACAGGCCAAGGCCACTAGGGCCAGGACCAGAACCGCCCTAGCCAGCCACAGGGTAGCCCTCCTCCTCCATGGCCCTCCTGATGTCCGCCAGGGAGGACAAAGAGGGGTCGTAGCGGATGGTCACCTGTTTGGCGTCAGGATCGCCACCCACCCACTCCACCCCCGGTAGGGCCGTCAAAGCCTTACGGATGGCCTGGATGCAGTGGTCGCAGGAGATGTCGGGGGAGACGAGGGTCACCTCTTCCATAGGCGCTCCCATGCCTGTCGGACAGGGTTCCTGAAGGAGAGTATACGGGGGCGGTAGGCCCTGAGCAAGGCATGGTGATGGGCCTGCACCTCTAGGGCATCGTCCAGGGGGGCGAGGAAGAGATGGCCATGACGCCGGGCCAGGGCTAGGTAGATGAGGTGGTCAGCCAGGTGGGGGTTCTTAGGCAGGAGAGGCCCGTGGAGGTAGGTGCCAAAGACGTTCTTGTAGGTGGCGCCCTCAGTGCCGTCCTGGCCGTTGTTGCCGAACCCCCGCAGGACACGGCCCAGGGGCTGGACACCAGGACCCAGATAGGTGCGCCCCCCATGGTTCTCGAAGCCCACCACCGTCTGCCCATGCCAGTCCACCACGGCGTTGCCGATAAGACGCGGTGCCCCGGGGCCCGGGTGGACAGTCCAGATATCCAGTAGGCCAATGCCCGGCAGCTCCTCTCCCTCCGCTGTACGATAATAGTGGCCCAGGAGCTGGTATCCTCCGCACACCGCCAGCACCACAAGCCCCTCCTCCACCCCTTGGCGGAGGCTGAGGGCCTTCTCCTGCAGGTCGGCGCTGACAAGCCTCTGCTCCCTGTCCTGGGCTCCTCCGATGAAGACCATGTCATACCGCTGAGCATG
The sequence above is a segment of the Dehalococcoidia bacterium genome. Coding sequences within it:
- a CDS encoding heavy-metal-associated domain-containing protein, translating into MEEVTLVSPDISCDHCIQAIRKALTALPGVEWVGGDPDAKQVTIRYDPSLSSLADIRRAMEEEGYPVAG
- a CDS encoding glutamine amidotransferase; its protein translation is MELRLAHLYPRHMNLYGDRGNIMALAYRCRARGISLVVEEVEVGEPFHAQRYDMVFIGGAQDREQRLVSADLQEKALSLRQGVEEGLVVLAVCGGYQLLGHYYRTAEGEELPGIGLLDIWTVHPGPGAPRLIGNAVVDWHGQTVVGFENHGGRTYLGPGVQPLGRVLRGFGNNGQDGTEGATYKNVFGTYLHGPLLPKNPHLADHLIYLALARRHGHLFLAPLDDALEVQAHHHALLRAYRPRILSFRNPVRQAWERLWKR